The Musa acuminata AAA Group cultivar baxijiao chromosome BXJ1-8, Cavendish_Baxijiao_AAA, whole genome shotgun sequence genomic sequence TTTACTATATAATATTATGAGATATTCGAGCTGTGAGTCATACGCGTTAttagatataatatttttaaaaattaatataatattatgaaaTAACCCGATATGACAAAGTCAATTCCTTCCCGTCAAGACCAAAGTCACAATCTTCACGCTGAAGAAACAAGAATTATGCCTCAAAATAGTGGCTTGCCTTCGACCCACCGAGAGACGGAGAGAGAGAATGGGGCTGCAGTGGGTGATTTTGGCGGGGGTGGTGGCAATGGAGGCCGCGGTCGCGGTGCTGCTGACTCTCCCCGCCCCGCGTCTCGTCAAGTCGCGGATCGTTGCCTTGGCGTCGCTCCTCCTTCAGCCCGGAGCCAGTATCCTCCCTTTCGCGGCCTTCCAGTTCTTAGGTAAACTCGTCATTTCTCTGTCTCTACATCATTCTAGGTGGTGTTTCTGAATTATTTCGATGCTTGTGCTCGATCTCTCTTTGTGTAATTCCATGTAGATTTGCGTTGGAAGAACGAGCATCGGCTGATGTGTACCTTCGAGGTCTGTACCACCGAAGAGAGGACTCGATACGAGAAATCCGTAAGCGTTCCTCTTCCCGCATGTGATCTCTTCACCCTCTCTTCTCCTACACTAACGCTTTTAGGGTTTGATATTGATTTGGACACATATAGGTTTTGGAGGCTGTTTCATTCTATGATTGAATATATTATTTGCCAGTTTTAAGCCGGATGTATTAATACTTTACTTTTGCAGAGGATCCTCAAATCTGACGTGAAAACGATATCATGGAAAGAAATTGCTTTCTTTCTGTCTGTCTGTCTATGGTTTAGAGACGATGTAAGAAAATAGAAATTTTAATGAATAGGAGAAGAATGTTGCACAGGATACAACGTAGGTCCTTGTTAGTTCATGGATGCCGACTTGCCATGCCATTATTGTTCTTTGAAATGCCATTTAGATAGTCATCTGAAGATCATCTTTAGCTGCTGTTCGTTTCTAACTTGTTAGAAAATATTGATATATCACCAAAATTATTTTTTCAACATGTTGCTATTATGTATGTGGGTGTTGTTGATATAACATGGGTTCTAATTGTAATATATACACTCCAATGCTTGGTACAATTTGTTGCAACAATTGAGGTTGGTTTAAGGATACATGTTGTACATGATGTACATCCATGTGCTTGTAAAATATCGGGTTAGCCTGGTTCTCTATGAGAATGGCTAAATTCTGAAACATGTTTTTCATAAAGAAATTTCTTCAGATACAGAAGCATAACTTTTTTCTATAAAAATAAGAGATAGGAACAAccacatattttaatatttcatagtCTGTTAGATATTGTATAGGTTATAACATGTTTTACTGCAGATGATTTACTGTGTGTTTTCATGAACTCAACTGTTCATGGTTCCATACACCTTTTATAGAGAAAAAAACTACATAACATCATCTAGTATAGTTATTTGAGCAAGGTTAATTTGCTTATTTTCTGTTTTCAACTTAATTAAAATCAGAAATAGGGTTGTCTCTGGAACTCTCAACtttgtttgttttatttttaaCTTCTAGTTGTTTTATTGAAAAATTAGCTTCATTATTTCTAGTTGAGACATGACTTCCAATATGGTTTGGTTCTTGCTGTACTTTCAGCCAAGCTGATTGGAAACCCTAGATTGTATTTCATCTAACAAATAGGTTTAGTTTTTAGTTTGGTTTGGTTGATAACAATTGGGCTTTTCATTGGTTCCATCAGAAACCATTTAAGAGTGCATTAGACCCCATATACCAAAATGTATATTCTTAAGCTCACAAGATCACTGCTTTCTTTGGCTCGAAGAATTTCTGTATCTGGAATTTTAGACAAAAGGATTTTTCTATATAAACTAAAATGTATTAAAAAGAATCCAATTCTGTGTGTTGTTTATTAGTACTGTGAATCTTTTGTTCTAAAATATTGAAACTGAAGCTGCTGATACTTTATTCAAAACTTGTGAGACCTTTCTCTCTGGCCATTGGTCAAGGCTAAGACTTGAAGCCTTGTAAAGTTCGCTCATGCCTATTTCCACAGCAGAGTATGATATTATAAGAATTAATCTTGGAAGTAATTGAACTTTATAAAGTAGGTCTCCTtgacttcttttttgtttttctgcgTCCAAGCTTTAAAAAATTGGCTGCCTTGACTTTGTTATGTGTCCAATTTCCTGATTGCCCTAGGCTTCTATCTGCTCAGATTGACCTATCCAGGGTTTCCTGATTAAggtctttttcccttttttgggCCATTTCAGATAACATTACTCTATTACAACGATATGAATTTCCCTGATTGAGAAGCTGGAAGACCTTGCACCCAAAGTGTTGCCATGCCTTTGGTTGCTACTGAAACATACTTCTTTGTGATCATTTGGCAGTTTTCATATTAGGATTTAGGATTAGTtattttgatttgatttcttataaTCCAGAGCTTTGCCACACCTGATGTTGTACCCAAAACCTACTTGTGGTTCAGTGTTACTTCTTAGATTCAGTTTTCTATATCCATGAATTTTGCGAGTGGAAGATGTTTATTATATATTAAGTCACATACTCTGTAGAAGTTTATGACGCTGTTGTCTTCTTATGCAGATATTTAAAGCACAGAGAAACGTCATTCTATGTGTCTCAGCATGTCTCCTTTACTGGTACGGAAAATTTAATACTTCCACTATTGCGAGTATGTCTGTACTGTTGAGTTTGTAGTTCTCTCTGATGATTTTGATGGGCAGGTGTATCTTTCGTATTTGCAAATACCACAAAGAGATTAGGGAATTGGAAGAAGTTGAGAAGCATCTGAAAGATCAGTAGCCATACCATGTCTGATGATGTTTAAATTACATGAAGGTGATTGGTTAATTTTTGGTTTTATTGCTCCTTTGAGTTTTCTAAGAATACATTAGTTAGTCTTGGATGTGCTCTGTATTGGCATATTGTTATTTCTTAGTATGTAATATGATGATTATTCGTTGTAGTAGTTGTTATCACATACAGGGATATGCATAATCAAGAATTAACTAGCTTATTGAAAGGAAAGAAGtgaaaatgaaatgaaaacaTTTATGCTGCCTTATTTAAGGAATCAACTGATTCTGGTTGGTACTCACTTTTATGGAACCAGCATTTTCGGTGCTTTACCTTTATCAAACTACTGCTTCTGTTTCAAAGGTCAACATTATGTGGATGAATTGTACCATAAGGTAGTTATCACCCAGGGTCTGGCTCAGCAAGTATTGCCGCAAGGTTGATATTTCGGCCCTTGGTTTTCTGACTAAAATTTGGAGAGACGAGAAAATAGGTGAAAACTTGTGAGCTTGAAGATGGTCAAATGAAATAATTTGGTCAGTAGAGTTTAGATAGTAATGTAATCTATATTTTCATTCTGACTGAATTGGTATAGACTATTTGTtgacaccctctctctctctctctctcactctaccTTCAACAGTCTCAACCACATAGAAGTCATTGTTCAAGGTGATTATGTTTTACAAAATTTTTTATACATCGGTTCAATGTTTCTGTTGCATAACTGTTCTTTCTTTCTGTTTTGAGCAAGCGAAGACTGAAACTTTTATTGGAGACCACAAATTACTATTGCTATTTTTTAATTACCAACTGCTATGAATCATATTAATTGCATGATTGTTAATTGATAATGATTTCCTTGTCATAAAGAATAGACATTTGTTCTCATTTCTAGAATAAGATCACATGTCTAGCTTACAGAAATGGAAATATTGATAGAATTTCATTAATGAGTTGAAACCATATGGTGACTGTCATTAGCCTGTTACATGTATTGTGTTCTGGTAGATGTCTGCAACGGTTCTTATCAAGTTCTCTTTATTATGTGCAACAGGTTAGATTGTTGGTGAGTGAATGGACAATTTTATAATGTAAGAGTCGATGAAGCTTTGATGATTGCTATTCTCCGCAGATAGGTTTTCGAACTGGTGTTGGTTGTCGTTCTTGTTCTCTTCATGTACTTGAATGACTTAATATGAAAACCATGATTTGAACTTGCATAAATGCATTTCATATCTCCTGAAAAATATTGTAAAGAACAGCTGCAGATTGATCTTCTtgataaaattatgatcatgatttATGTCTGTTATAGATTATGTTTCAGTGTGATTTCGATGAATATACAGTAGAGTTGATTTTGGAACGGTGAAGTCCTCTGTCATGTTTGATTCAGGTACTCGAAATCAAAATCGAAATGATGATATTctaatttgattaaaaataactGATATGATCTGTTTAACTTTTTGCTCGTACaagtttatattattttatgtctTTGTGGTTATATTATGTAATATTCATGTGTGTGTCTCTGGGCACTTAGAAGTTGGGTTTGTGGGTCCCTAGAATTGGGCAGACAGGTCAAGGGAAAAAGAACTTGGTGGTTTGGCTGGCTTTTGTCACCTAATGAGCCCACTGTTTGCTTATCTCTGTATGTAACCATCAGTCATCATGCATTCACATGAACACTGGGGAACTGAGTTGCAGTAGATGAACCTTTTCTCTTCGACAAAGAGAAAGATGGGATGAGAAACCATTTCTTTTGAATTTCTATATTCTTAAATGCTTGATTAAATGATGGTTTCGTTGTTGTTGTTCGACAAATGTTTACATCAATTTGTCTCTGCTGTATCTTCCTTCCATCATTAATGCGTATATGATTCGTCACTCTGATGTGCAGGAGCTTGGGTTTCCATGAATTGAAGTCTTCATGCAATCAGCCACTTGTGATGCTGAAACCATCTAATAATCCTGCCATGTCTTTCCAGATTACACAACAGAAACACCGCACACAAACAAGAAAGGTTCAAGTGGTTCAGTGGTCATCATGTTACATGAACAAGAAAGGAAGCAACAAGAAAAGGAAATCAAGAACAAATCAAAGACAAACAAGAAACGAAAGGCTCATTTGCAACTGCTGGTTACGCTAATTCCTCCGTCGAACTGAACTCATCTTCCATCGGCCGAGGTGAAGGAGTCGGCGAAGCCCGGCGGCCCCGTCGGTATGCTGGTGTAGGTGTTGTCCAAGCTTGCGAGGAACGAGCTCGTGGCTCCGTCGATGTGGCTTCGGTCCTCGAATGCCTGCCATTTCTTCAGTGCTTGGGGAAGCGTCATATCCAGGTCGATCCCGTAGCTCTCCTCCGAGTCGGGATCACAAGGCTTCCAAAGCTCTGAGAGCGAAGAGAGCACGTTGACTGCGTGCCCCATGTCCGGCCTCTGGTGAGGCTCCCTGGCACAGCAGTGGCCGGCGAGCTCCGCTACGGTCCCGACGCTGGTCGCTGTCTCCTCGTCCATGTCGATCGCGGGGTCGATGGCAGCCTTTCGGAACGCCTCCTTGTCGAGGAGCATCCTCCGAAACCATGTCACCAGGTGCATGCTCTCCTCCGGTTGGCTCTCGTCGAGCGCCTTCCTCCCGGTGATCATCTCCATCAGTATCACTCCAAAGCTGAAGACATCAACCTTTGTGGTCACACGCCCCGTCACTGCAAGCAAGTTAGAACGATCAGAACAACAACATCAGGCCCATGCAAACTCATGATCCAATCATTCTGGATTACCCGCATACTCTGGTGCTAGATAACCAAAAGTTCCTGCAATCCTCGTCTCGACGGAACACCCTTTCCCGTCCGGTGCAAGCCGAACCAGTCCGAAGTCGGCGACCTTGGCCTTCATGTCGTCCCCAAGGAGAATGTTGGACGGCTTCAGATCCCTGTGGATGAAGCTCTGCTGCGCCAAGCTGTGTAAGTACTCCACCCCTCTCGCCACATCCAGTGCAATGCTTAGTCTCTTCTTCCACTCCAATGGCTTCTGTCCTCCTTCCTTCCAGTCGAACAGATGGCGGCTCAGCGTCCCCTGCggcatgtactcgtacaccagcaGCCTCTCGTTCCCATCCAAGCAGTACCCGAGCAGAGACACCAAATTCCGATGCCTGACCTTCGTGAGGACCGCGATCTCCGACTTGAACTCGCTCAGTCCCTTCGTCCCCATCGCGCCTGCCTCCATCCTCTTGACCGCGATCTTGGTGCCGTCGTGCAGCTCGCCCTTGTACACCGTTCCGAATCCGCCGTGGCCCAGCACGTTTTCCTCGCTGAAGTTGTCGGTCACGTTCCTCAGGACCTGGATCGAGATAACCATGTTCCCGGCCTCGAGGACATGGACGTCGCTCGTGCCACTGGTCGTCGGGCTGGTAATCGTCTCGCTCGCGGCTGCGCCGCCGTTGACGCTCGGTCCTGCAACCGTGATCTTGATAATGTCCGGATCGGATCCCGAGTGCCGTGGGTGGATCACGGTTGTGTTCGGACTCTGAACTCTGCCGAGATTTTGCTGCTTTCTCCTGTAATGGCAGAAAACCAACAGCCCGACGAGGATAATCCCGAGCACCGCAGCTATCACCGAGCCTGCAATGGCACCGGCCACAGCAGAAGAGGACTTCCCGCTGCCTCTGCTTCTTGAGTCGGTCGACCCGCTTGGATTCGAGTTGCTGCCCTCCCCGGCCGAGGCCGAACCGGCGTCACCACCGACCACAATCTTCCCTATGTTCTGGTTCCCAGCGGTGTTCACCAGCACATTCTTGCTAAAGCTCGGAACTTGTCCCCATAACGAGTTGTTCGACACATCCAATTCCTTCAGAGATGGCAAGCTTGCGAGCTTGGCCGGAATGGTCCCGGTGAGGTTGTTGTTCGAGAGCAGCAGCTTCTGCAACGAGACGATCGATCCGAACTCTGGCGATATCGTCCCGTTGAGGCCCATCCTCTGGAAGTTGATCACCGTGATGTTGCCATTGTCGTTGCAGCTGATCCCCAACCATCCGCACGGGTCATTGCCCTTCCAGTTCTCGGCGAACCGAGCGGGATAGCTGAGATCTTTAGCGACGGCGAGCAGGACATTGATGCGGGGATCGCAGGCTCCTGGACTCGGAAGGCAAAAGCTCTCGTCTTTGGGGTCTACATCCACTTCCTTGACCGAACTCGGGAACACAGGCACCGCCCCCTGCAGCAGGTTATTGGTGAGGGTGACCTTGGTCAGCGACGGGAGCTGGGTCAAGGACTTGGGGACGACGCCGGTGAGTCGGTTGTCCCTAAGCTGGAGGTCGCGCAGGCTGGTGAGCTGGGAGAAGTTCGGCAACGGGCCGGAGAAGTCGTTGGAGTGGAGCCAAAGCTCCTCGAGTGCGGTCATGTTCTCGACGAACGCTATACCGCCGGAGAGGCGGGCGGGGCCTCGCTGGTTGTTGAGCCAGAGGGAGCGGAGCGGGGCGGCGGCGAAGGCGGCTGGGACGGGGCCGGAGAGCCGGTTGAAGGCGAGACCGAGGTGGTCGAGGGCGGGAAATGCGGTGGCGAGGAAGGCGGGGAGGGGACCAGAGACGCCGGCGGTGTTTGCGGAGAAGTTGACGAGGGCGGCGGCGTCACGGAGGGAGTCCGGAAGCGGCCAGGGGGCGAGAGGGTTGTCGTCGAGGAAGGCGGATTGGAGGGAGGATAGGCCGGCGAAGAAGCCGTCCGGGAGGGAGGAGAAGCGGTTGCCGTGGAGGAGGAGGACCTGGAGGGACGAGAGGCCAGCGAGGGAGGGCAGGGGGCCGGCGAGGCGGTTCTGCTGGAGCTCGAGGCGGACGAGGGCGGTGAGGTTGCGGACGGCGGGGGACAGAGAGCCGGAGAGGCCGCATTTGCCGGCCTGGATGGCAGTGACGCGGCCGTCGGAGCAGGAAACGCCGGCCCAGGCGGCGCAGGGGTCGGCGGAGAGAGACCAGGCGAGGAAGGGGGAACGGTCGGCGCCCAGGCCGGCGGCGAGGACCCTCATGGCCTGCAGGTCGCTCGGATCAGTCTCGGCCCGGGCGTCCCCGGCGGCCGCGAGGAGCAGGGCCACCAGCAGCAGGTGGCGAAGGGAGCAGCCGGCCATTAGTGTTGTGAGCGAGTGAAACTTCGTGTTCGTCTATATAGGAAGACGTTTTGAGCCTCAGTAGAAGGGAAGAAGGTGAAGTGGGCGCAAGCGAGATTGCGAAGCAAAAATAAGAGAGAGGAGCGAGACCCGCACATGGTGGGGACAAGAGTCTGGCTTACCCGTACGGGACCGAAGCCAGGAAGCAGGAACCTTGCAGTCACGGGAATCCAATGGGTCCTGAGGATCGCACGCGGGGTCCACTCGGCCCACATCGTCGGCCCCACCATTTTTCTTCTATTCCTACAGTGAAAATCCCGAACCGTGACTGTTTTCTGGCAGAAGATCTCCACCATCGGCGATGTAGGGGCCCGAGACACGCAGAAAGACAGCGATCAGCCAGCCAAGCCCAGCCTGCTGGATTCGGAGTGTTGCTGATATCTGACAACGATCTGCTGTCCAAGGCCTTGGATGCTCTTCACCCGCCTTCTTGCTCCTGCCGCTAAAGCAAGCCTGCCTTTGGAACTCTGTAAAGTTAAGCCACCTTGAACAATCCTTTTCTTCTAATCTCTACAGTTGAGAAACTGATCCAGAAAGGAAGAGGAATATAGCTCAACAAAGGAGTCGGCAACACTGAATCCCTTTCTTCTGTTCTCTAAAGTGGAAAGCTTGTAGGAAGAGATGCTCTGCTGGTTCTGGTTGGTTCACTCCGTGGTTGCCTGTCCAGTTTGGATAGATCTCTCTCACGGTACAGGTGAGAAACTTGAGAGTCAAATCACACCAAGGCAGACACATATTCCTCTCACCCCCTCGAGATTTCAAGGTCTCACTGCCCAATGCACAGACACGTTGATGAAGACTAGCACTACCGTAGTGTAATTCTGGGCTAGCATTTACCAGTCTCACCTGTCCACACAAGGGAGAGCTTGTGTTCATCGACCAGGCAAGAAGATGTCTGTGTTCACAGCCACAAGAAACTAGAGCGGCAGTAGGGACAGTTGGATCTGCCGTTGTTCTTGCTGCATACAGCCTTGTACAACACACCTAGCTTATTGTCTAAAGGAAGAATGCAATGTCTTGTTGCCTCATGCATTTAACACCAATCAATGGCTAAAATAATATGCTGTGCAGTGGACatgcttcttccttcctttttgtcCTCTTCCATCATGAGAAAGTTATATATGTTGTGTGCTTTAGAATAGAAGGAATGGTCCTTATTGTCTCATATGATCTATTTGAATGTGTGGTTTAACGATACAAGTGGAGTTCTATTTCCTTTTATTCAATTGGAGAAACTTCTCTTTCGGATGTAGTGTAATCAATCGATGGCATTTATTCACCAAAACCAGTCCAATGCATTTAATTCAGCAAATCCATGCAGACTGCAGACAAAAACTGGGAGGAAGCAGGTGTACACAATGTCAGAGAACCATCAGCTTTCTCTGGGACTATAAATGAGAGACACTTCTTCCATGCTCCACTGCTTCTTTGCATTAAATGTTGTTGCTGCT encodes the following:
- the LOC135588611 gene encoding uncharacterized protein LOC135588611 → MGLQWVILAGVVAMEAAVAVLLTLPAPRLVKSRIVALASLLLQPGASILPFAAFQFLDLRWKNEHRLMCTFEVCTTEERTRYEKSIFKAQRNVILCVSACLLYWCIFRICKYHKEIRELEEVEKHLKDQ
- the LOC103995817 gene encoding receptor protein kinase TMK1-like → MAGCSLRHLLLVALLLAAAGDARAETDPSDLQAMRVLAAGLGADRSPFLAWSLSADPCAAWAGVSCSDGRVTAIQAGKCGLSGSLSPAVRNLTALVRLELQQNRLAGPLPSLAGLSSLQVLLLHGNRFSSLPDGFFAGLSSLQSAFLDDNPLAPWPLPDSLRDAAALVNFSANTAGVSGPLPAFLATAFPALDHLGLAFNRLSGPVPAAFAAAPLRSLWLNNQRGPARLSGGIAFVENMTALEELWLHSNDFSGPLPNFSQLTSLRDLQLRDNRLTGVVPKSLTQLPSLTKVTLTNNLLQGAVPVFPSSVKEVDVDPKDESFCLPSPGACDPRINVLLAVAKDLSYPARFAENWKGNDPCGWLGISCNDNGNITVINFQRMGLNGTISPEFGSIVSLQKLLLSNNNLTGTIPAKLASLPSLKELDVSNNSLWGQVPSFSKNVLVNTAGNQNIGKIVVGGDAGSASAGEGSNSNPSGSTDSRSRGSGKSSSAVAGAIAGSVIAAVLGIILVGLLVFCHYRRKQQNLGRVQSPNTTVIHPRHSGSDPDIIKITVAGPSVNGGAAASETITSPTTSGTSDVHVLEAGNMVISIQVLRNVTDNFSEENVLGHGGFGTVYKGELHDGTKIAVKRMEAGAMGTKGLSEFKSEIAVLTKVRHRNLVSLLGYCLDGNERLLVYEYMPQGTLSRHLFDWKEGGQKPLEWKKRLSIALDVARGVEYLHSLAQQSFIHRDLKPSNILLGDDMKAKVADFGLVRLAPDGKGCSVETRIAGTFGYLAPEYAVTGRVTTKVDVFSFGVILMEMITGRKALDESQPEESMHLVTWFRRMLLDKEAFRKAAIDPAIDMDEETATSVGTVAELAGHCCAREPHQRPDMGHAVNVLSSLSELWKPCDPDSEESYGIDLDMTLPQALKKWQAFEDRSHIDGATSSFLASLDNTYTSIPTGPPGFADSFTSADGR